From Glycine max cultivar Williams 82 chromosome 11, Glycine_max_v4.0, whole genome shotgun sequence, the proteins below share one genomic window:
- the LOC100819288 gene encoding glutathione hydrolase 1, protein MSRLHKSTTGQQQQFHSLHQILSPYMSSVVVSVLLWHAIAVLLLSNLASAEGIEATNGGTKHRGEVIYAHNGAVATDDGRCSRIGKDVLREGGHAVDAAVASALCLGVVSPASSGLGGGAFMLLRLNNGVAKAFDMRETAPALSCKDMYAGNTTLKAKGGLSVAVPGELAGLHEAWKQHGKLPWKRLVKPAEFLARRGFKVSPYLHMQMEASESDILEDKGLRSIFAPNGKLLNIGDICYNNKLAETLRTISESGPQAFYDGLIGLNLVKDVQNAGGILSMKDLKSYTVKQKEPISNDVLGLTLLGMPPPSGGHPMMLLLNILDQYKLPSGLSGALGFHREIEALKHVFAVRMNLGDPDFVNITGVLSDMLSHSFAKVLKNDINDNKTFGPSHYGSRWNPINDHGTSHLSIIDPERNAISMTSTVNSYFGSKILSPSTGIVLNNEMDDFSIPRNVTKDVPPPAPANFIKPGKRPLSSMSPTIVLKDGKLKAVVGASGGGFIIGGTAEVLLNHFVKGLNPFSSVTAPRVYHQLLPNVVNYENWTTVFGDHFEVPADIRKALKSKGHVLKGLAGGTICQFIVLDTIVPSKQNKGIENETLVAVSDPRKGGFPAGF, encoded by the exons ATGTCTCGGCTTCATAAGTCAACAACAGGTCAGCAGCAACAGTTTCATTCCCTACACCAAATCCTGTCCCCATACATGTCAAGTGTTGTTGTATCCGTTTTATTATGGCATGCCATTGCTGtgcttttgctttcaaatttggCCTCTGCTGAGGGCATTGAGGCCACAAATGGAGGCACAAAACACAGAGGTGAGGTGATCTATGCCCACAATGGCGCTGTTGCCACTGATGACGGTAGATGCTCAAGGATTGGGAAGGATGTTCTGAGAGAAGGAGGGCATGCAGTGGATGCAGCAGTGGCTTCTGCCCTTTGTTTGGGGGTTGTGAGTCCTGCTTCAAGTGGCCTTGGTGGTGGTGCCTTTATGCTTCTcag GTTGAATAATGGGGTGGCAAAGGCTTTTGATATGAGAGAAACTGCTCCTGCTCTTTCTTGCAAG GATATGTATGCTGGAAATACTACTTTGAAGGCCAAAGGTGGCCTATCTGTAGCAGTTCCTGGAGAACTTGCTGGCCTTCATGAGGCGTGGAAACAACATGGGAAGCTTCCATGGAAAAGACTTGTAAAGCCAGCTGAGTTTCTAGCACGTAGAGGGTTTAAAGTATCACCATACCTCCACATGCAGATGGAAGCATCAGAGTCAGATATATTGGAAGACAAGGGTCTTCGTAGCATATTTGCACCAAATGGAAAACTCTTGAATATAGGTGACATTTGCTACAATAACAAACTAGCTGAGACTCTCAGAACAATATCCGAGTCTGGTCCACAAGCCTTCTATGATggattgattggtcttaatttaGTTAAAGATGTTCAGAATGCTGGAGGGATATTGAGCATGAAAGACCTCAAAAGTTACACTGTTAAACAGAAGGAACCCATATCTAATGATGTTCTTGGACTAACGCTCCTTGGCATGCCTCCCCCTTCAGGTGGGCATCCAATGATGCTA CTGCTGAACATTCTAGATCAATATAAGCTCCCTTCTGGCCTTTCTGGTGCCCTTGGCTTCCATCGAGAAATTGAAGCTTTGAAGCATGTATTTGCCGTGAGAATGAATCTTGGTGACCCTGATTTTGTAAATATAACTGGGGTTCTTTCTGATATGCTTTCTCATAGTTTTGCTAAAGTGTTGAAAAATGACATCAATGATAATAAGACTTTTGGCCCCAGTCATTACGGCAGCAG GTGGAATCCGATAAATGATCATGGTACAAGTCATTTAAGTATAATAGATCCCGAGAGAAACGCCATTTCCATGACTAGCACTGTAAATTCATATTTTGGTTCAAAGATCCTTTCACCAAGTACAGGAATAGTACTGAACAATGAAATGGATGATTTTTCCATCCCTAGAAATGTTACCAAGGATGTTCCACCACCAGCTCCTGCCAATTTCATCAAGCCAGGAAAGCGGCCACTATCATCCATGTCACCCACTATTGTCCTTAAG GATGGGAAGCTAAAAGCTGTAGTAGGTGCAAGTGGAGGTGGTTTCATCATTGGTGGAACTGCAGAAGTACTTTTGAATCACTTCGTTAAAGGACTGAATCCTTTTTCTTCTGTAACGGCTCCAAGGGTCTATCATCAG CTACTACCTAACGTGGTTAATTATGAGAATTGGACAACTGTGTTCGGTGACCACTTTGAAGTTCCAGCTGATATCAGGAAAGCCCTTAAAAGTAAGGGTCATGTCCTAAAGGGTCTTGCCGGTGGGACTATTTGCCAATTCATTGTTTTAGACACTATTGTGCCCtccaaacaaaataaagggaTTGAAAACGAAACGCTTGTGGCAGTGAGTGATCCAAGAAAGGGTGGTTTTCCTGCAGGCTTTTGA